One Solanum pennellii chromosome 10, SPENNV200 genomic region harbors:
- the LOC107002637 gene encoding glycine-rich RNA-binding protein RZ1A codes for MGEDDEYRCFIGNLSWSTSERGLKDAFRKFGNLLDAKVVVDKFSGRSKGFGFVTFDEKKAMEEAIDAMNGMDLDGRAITVDKAQPQQSSGRDYDSNRPHDRDRDRGRDRSRNDREYGGGRGSGGGECFKCGKPGHFARECPSEEGRGGRYGGRDDRYGSGGGGGSRGSGYGPERNGDRFGNRSSRDGGGHGGGERYNRDRSGPYDRRGSGSRAG; via the exons ATGGGGGAGGATGACGAGTACCGCTGTTTCATTGGTAACTTATCATGGTCAACATCGGAGCGAGGGCTAAAGGATGCATTTAGGAAGTTTGGCAATCTTCTTGATGCCAAG GTTGTAGTTGACAAGTTCTCCGGCCGATCTAAAGGATTTGGTTTTGTTACATTTGATGAAAAGAAAGCAATGGAAGAGGCCATTGACGCAATGAATGGGATGGATTTGGATGGCCGTGCTATCACTGTGGACAAAGCCCAGCCTCAACAAAGTTCAGGTAGAGATTATGATAGTAATCGGCCCCATGATCGTGACAGAGATCGAGGTCGTGATCGCAGTCGCAATGATCGTGAATATGGAGGTGGGCGGGGATCTGGTGGTGGAGAGTGCTTTAAGTGTGGCAAGCCAGGACACTTTGCTAGAGAATGCCCTAGTGAAGAAGGTCGTGGTGGTCGGTATGGCGGCAGAGATGATAGGTATGGTAGTGGCGGAGGTGGTGGTTCTAGAGGTAGTGGTTATGGACCTGAAAGAAATGGCGATCGCTTTGGAAATCGCAGCAGCAGGGATGGCGGTGGACATGGGGGAGGTGAACGATATAACCGTGATCGTTCAGGGCCATATGATCGTCGGGGTTCTGGCTCTCGCGCTGGTTAA